One Glycine max cultivar Williams 82 chromosome 4, Glycine_max_v4.0, whole genome shotgun sequence DNA segment encodes these proteins:
- the LOC100808961 gene encoding serine/threonine-protein kinase AFC2 isoform X1, with protein sequence MEMERIVEFPHTYMDRPPRKRARLGWDIAEAPKAQVGLFCGQEVENISSYAPSEHPPSSLFKGVARNGSPPWRDDDKDGHYMFELGDNLTSRYKIHSKMGEGTFGQVLECWDRERKEMVAIKIVRGIKKYREAAMIEIEVLQQLGKHDKGSNRCVQIRNWFDYRNHICIVFEKLGPSLYDFLRKNSYRSFPIDLVREIGWQLLECVAFMHDLRMIHTDLKPENILLVSPEYLKIPDYKSTTRSPSSFFKRVPKSSAIKVIDFGSTTYEREDQTYIVSTRHYRAPEVILGLGWSYPCDIWSVGCILVELCTGEALFQTHENLEHLAMMERVLGPIPQQMLKRVDRHAEKYVRRGRLDWPEGAISRESIKAVMKLPRLQNLIMQHVDHSAGDLIHLLQGLLRYDPFERLTARDALRHSFFMRDHLRR encoded by the exons ATGGAGATGGAGCGCATCGTTGAATTCCCTCACACCTACATGGATCGACCCCCAAGAAAGAGAGCGCGTTTGGGCTGGGACATCGCTGAGGCCCCCAAG GCTCAGGTAGGATTGTTTTGTGGACAAGAGGTTGAGAATATTTCAAGCTATGCTCCTTCAGAACATCCCCCTAGTTCTCTGTTTAAGGGAGTTGCCCGAAATGGTTCTCCCCCATGGcgagatgatgacaaagatggcCATTACATGTTTGAGCTTGGAGATAATTTAACTTCTCGCT ATAAGATCCATAGTAAAATGGGCGAAGGAACTTTTGGGCAGGTCTTGGAGTGCTGGGACAGAGAAAGGAAGGAAATGGTTGCCATAAAAATTGTCCGTGGGATAAAGAAGTATCGAGAGGCAGCCATGATAGAAATTGAGGTATTGCAACAGCTTGGGAAACACGATAAAGGTAGCAATCG TTGTGTGCAAATACGGAACTGGTTTGACTATCGTAATCATATCTGTATT GTGTTTGAGAAACTTGGACCAAGCTTATACGATTTTCTTCGGAAAAACAGTTATCGTTCATTTCCCATTGATCTTGTCCGTGAGATTGGCTGGCAACTGTTGGAATGTGTAGCAT TTATGCATGATTTACGCATGATCCATACTGACCTGAAGCCTGAAAACATACTTCTAGTTTCACCAGAGTATCTTAAGATTCCTGACTACAAG AGTACAACCAGATCACCAAGCTCCTTTTTCAAGAGAGTGCCCAAGTCAAGTGCTATAAAAGTTATTGATTTTGGCAGCACTACATATGAACGAGAAGATCAGACTTACATTGTGTCAACTCGTCATTATAGGGCACCTGAAGTTATCCTTG GACTTGGGTGGAGCTATCCATGTGATATATGGAGTGTGGGCTGTATATTGGTTGAATTATGCACT GGTGAAGCTTTGTTTCAGACTCATGAAAATTTAGAGCATCTGGCTATGATGGAGAGGGTGCTTGGTCCTATACCACAGCAGATGTTAAAGAGAGTTGA CCGACATGCAGAGAAGTATGTTCGAAGGGGTAGGTTGGACTGGCCAGAGGGTGCAATCTCACGAGAGAGTATTAAAGCTGTTATGAAGCTTCCCCGACTACAG AACCTTATAATGCAGCATGTTGATCATTCAGCTGGAGATCTTATACATCTTTTGCAGGGGCTACTTAGATATGACCCCTTTGAAAGACTTACAGCTAGGGATGCTTTGAGGCATTCCTTCTTTATGAGAGATCATCTTAGGAGATGA
- the LOC100808961 gene encoding serine/threonine-protein kinase AFC2 isoform X2 — translation MHDLRMIHTDLKPENILLVSPEYLKIPDYKSTTRSPSSFFKRVPKSSAIKVIDFGSTTYEREDQTYIVSTRHYRAPEVILGLGWSYPCDIWSVGCILVELCTGEALFQTHENLEHLAMMERVLGPIPQQMLKRVDRHAEKYVRRGRLDWPEGAISRESIKAVMKLPRLQNLIMQHVDHSAGDLIHLLQGLLRYDPFERLTARDALRHSFFMRDHLRR, via the exons ATGCATGATTTACGCATGATCCATACTGACCTGAAGCCTGAAAACATACTTCTAGTTTCACCAGAGTATCTTAAGATTCCTGACTACAAG AGTACAACCAGATCACCAAGCTCCTTTTTCAAGAGAGTGCCCAAGTCAAGTGCTATAAAAGTTATTGATTTTGGCAGCACTACATATGAACGAGAAGATCAGACTTACATTGTGTCAACTCGTCATTATAGGGCACCTGAAGTTATCCTTG GACTTGGGTGGAGCTATCCATGTGATATATGGAGTGTGGGCTGTATATTGGTTGAATTATGCACT GGTGAAGCTTTGTTTCAGACTCATGAAAATTTAGAGCATCTGGCTATGATGGAGAGGGTGCTTGGTCCTATACCACAGCAGATGTTAAAGAGAGTTGA CCGACATGCAGAGAAGTATGTTCGAAGGGGTAGGTTGGACTGGCCAGAGGGTGCAATCTCACGAGAGAGTATTAAAGCTGTTATGAAGCTTCCCCGACTACAG AACCTTATAATGCAGCATGTTGATCATTCAGCTGGAGATCTTATACATCTTTTGCAGGGGCTACTTAGATATGACCCCTTTGAAAGACTTACAGCTAGGGATGCTTTGAGGCATTCCTTCTTTATGAGAGATCATCTTAGGAGATGA
- the LOC100815921 gene encoding cytochrome P450 71AP13 — translation MKLRLQDTSRRFDQLFDQILNEHMGANKEEEYKDLVDVLLEVQRNGSDEMPLTTDNIQAIILDMFAAGTDTTFITLDWAMTELLMNPQAMEKAQKEVRSILGERRVVAESDLHQLEYMRAVIKEIFRLHPQVPVLVPRESMEDVVIEGYRIPAKTRFFVNAWAIGRDPESWEDPNAFKPERFLGSDIDYRGQDFELIPFGAGRRGCPAITFATAVVELALAQLLYIFVWELPPGITAKDLDLTEVFGISMHRREHLHVVAKPYFP, via the exons ATGAAGTTGAGACTCCAAGACACTTCTCGGAGATTTGATCAACTGTTTGATCAGATACTAAATGAACACATGGGTGCCAATAAAGAAGAGGAGTATAAGGACCTTGTTGATGTTTTACTAGAGGTGCAGAGAAATGGCTCGGATGAGATGCCTCTCACCACTGATAATATCCAGGCAATCATCTTG GACATGTTTGCTGCAGGAACTGATACAACCTTCATAACTCTTGATTGGGCAATGACAGAGCTACTAATGAATCCACAGGCCATGGAAAAAGCACAAAAGGAAGTACGAAGCATCTTGGGAGAAAGACGAGTTGTCGCAGAGAGTGATCTGCATCAATTGGAGTACATGAGAGCTGTTATCAAAGAGATATTTCGGTTGCATCCTCAAGTTCCAGTATTAGTCCCAAGAGAATCCATGGAAGATGTTGTGATAGAGGGGTACAGAATTCCAGCTAAAACAAGATTTTTTGTCAATGCTTGGGCAATAGGTAGGGACCCAGAAAGTTGGGAGGATCCTAATGCATTTAAGCCAGAGAGGTTTTTAGGGAGTGATATTGACTACAGAGGGCAGGATTTTGAGCTAATACCATTTGGAGCAGGTAGAAGAGGTTGTCCAGCTATTACTTTTGCCACTGCAGTTGTTGAGCTTGCTCTAGCTCAACTCCTCTACATTTTCGTTTGGGAGCTTCCTCCTGGTATTACTGCTAAAGACTTGGACCTCACTGAAGTCTTTGGCATCTCAATGCACAGGAGAGAACATCTTCATGTGGTTGCTAAGCCATACTTTCCATGA
- the LOC100809850 gene encoding E3 ubiquitin-protein ligase RGLG2-like — translation MGGSISKRRRSKQHSSNFFPRYQQPHFPQSQDNGSVGHYGYSPQSYGGGRAPEQGKSLDRKYSRIGDDYKSLDQVTDALAKAGLESSNLIVGIDFTKSNEWTGGRSFQRRCLHHIGHEQNPYEQAISIIGKTLSSFDEDNLIPCFGFGDASTHDQEVFSFYPDERFCRGFEEVLERYRELVPQLKLAGPTSFAPVIEMAITIVEQSGGQYHVLVIIADGQVTRSVDTEHGQLSAQEKKTVEAIVKASEYPLSIILVGVGDGPWDMMKQFDDNIPARAFDNFQFVNFTEIMSKNMDRSRKETEFALAALMEIPSQYKATLELNILGACRGKDIDRIPLPPPLYGAASFNSPKTSRQYSSRPSAPSSRHDVSTNPPATSASDNQVCPICLTDPKDMAFGCGHQTCCDCGQDLELCPICRSTIDTRIKLY, via the exons ATGGGTGGATCAATTTCAAAACGGAGGCGTTCTAAGCAACATTCGTCAAATTTTTTTCCTCGGTATCAGCAACCTCATTTCCCACAAAGCCAAGATAATGGGTCTGTGGGGCATTATGGGTATTCACCTCAGAGCTATGGTGGTGGTCGTGCTCCAGAACAAGGAAAGAGCTTGGATAGGAAGTATTCAAGGATAGGTGATGATTATAAGAGCTTGGACCAG GTAACTGATGCTCTGGCAAAAGCTGGCTTAGAGTCTTCAAATCTGATTGTTGGGATTGATTTTACGAAGAGCAATGAGTGGACAG GTGGAAGGTCATTTCAAAGGAGATGCCTGCATCACATTGGTCATGAACAAAATCCATATGAACAAGCTATATCTATCATTGGGAAAACATTGTCTTCCTTTGATGAGGATAACTTAATTCCCTGTTTTGGTTTTGGAGATG CATCAACACATGACCAGGAAGTTTTTAGTTTCTATCCGGATGAGAGATTTTGTCGTGGATTTGAAGAAGTGTTGGAACGGTACAGGGAGTTGGTCCCTCAATTAAAGCTTGCAG GACCAACATCATTTGCCCCAGTCATTGAGATGGCAATCACCATAGTTGAGCAAAGTGGAGGCCAATACCATGTGTTAGTGATTATAGCTGATGGGCAG GTGACGAGAAGTGTTGACACTGAGCATGGGCAGTTGAGTgcacaagaaaagaaaactgtaGAAGCTATTGTGAAAGCtag TGAATATCCCTTGTCAATCATATTAGTTGGAGTTGGAGATGGGCCGTGGGATATgatgaaacaatttgatgataacaTCCCTGCCCGAGCATTTGATAATTTCCAG TTCGTGAATTTCACAGAAATAATGTCAAAGAACATGGATCGGTCCAGAAAGGAAACGGAGTTTGCACTCGCTGCCTTGATGGAAATACCCTCCCAGTACAAGGCAACACTAGAGCTTAATATATTGGG TGCTTGTAGAGGGAAAGATATAGACCGGATTCCTCTCCCACCGCCTCTATATGGTGCAGCATCTTTCAATTCCCCCAAAACTTCCCGTCAATATAGTTCTCGTCCCAGTGCACCATCTAGCAGACATGATGTTAGCACAAACCCTCCTGCAACTTCTGCTTCTGATAATCAG GTTTGTCCCATTTGCCTCACCGATCCTAAGGATATGGCCTTCGGTTGCGGGCATCAG ACATGCTGTGATTGCGGACAAGATCTTGAGTTATGCCCCATTTGCAGGAGTACCATTGATACTAGAATAAAACTTTATTAG
- the LOC100809850 gene encoding E3 ubiquitin-protein ligase RGLG2-like isoform X1 encodes MGGSISKRRRSKQHSSNFFPRYQQPHFPQSQDNGSVGHYGYSPQSYGGGRAPEQGKSLDRKYSRIGDDYKSLDQVTDALAKAGLESSNLIVGIDFTKSNEWTGGRSFQRRCLHHIGHEQNPYEQAISIIGKTLSSFDEDNLIPCFGFGDASTHDQEVFSFYPDERFCRGFEEVLERYRELVPQLKLAGIWNIGQTSFPFLFLYLLSALFLCYLCRLLAGPTSFAPVIEMAITIVEQSGGQYHVLVIIADGQVTRSVDTEHGQLSAQEKKTVEAIVKASEYPLSIILVGVGDGPWDMMKQFDDNIPARAFDNFQFVNFTEIMSKNMDRSRKETEFALAALMEIPSQYKATLELNILGACRGKDIDRIPLPPPLYGAASFNSPKTSRQYSSRPSAPSSRHDVSTNPPATSASDNQVCPICLTDPKDMAFGCGHQTCCDCGQDLELCPICRSTIDTRIKLY; translated from the exons ATGGGTGGATCAATTTCAAAACGGAGGCGTTCTAAGCAACATTCGTCAAATTTTTTTCCTCGGTATCAGCAACCTCATTTCCCACAAAGCCAAGATAATGGGTCTGTGGGGCATTATGGGTATTCACCTCAGAGCTATGGTGGTGGTCGTGCTCCAGAACAAGGAAAGAGCTTGGATAGGAAGTATTCAAGGATAGGTGATGATTATAAGAGCTTGGACCAG GTAACTGATGCTCTGGCAAAAGCTGGCTTAGAGTCTTCAAATCTGATTGTTGGGATTGATTTTACGAAGAGCAATGAGTGGACAG GTGGAAGGTCATTTCAAAGGAGATGCCTGCATCACATTGGTCATGAACAAAATCCATATGAACAAGCTATATCTATCATTGGGAAAACATTGTCTTCCTTTGATGAGGATAACTTAATTCCCTGTTTTGGTTTTGGAGATG CATCAACACATGACCAGGAAGTTTTTAGTTTCTATCCGGATGAGAGATTTTGTCGTGGATTTGAAGAAGTGTTGGAACGGTACAGGGAGTTGGTCCCTCAATTAAAGCTTGCAGGTATTTGGAACATTGGTCAAACttcatttccttttttgttcCTGTATTTGTTATCAGCTCTTTTCTTATGCTATTTATGCCGACTCTTGGCAGGACCAACATCATTTGCCCCAGTCATTGAGATGGCAATCACCATAGTTGAGCAAAGTGGAGGCCAATACCATGTGTTAGTGATTATAGCTGATGGGCAG GTGACGAGAAGTGTTGACACTGAGCATGGGCAGTTGAGTgcacaagaaaagaaaactgtaGAAGCTATTGTGAAAGCtag TGAATATCCCTTGTCAATCATATTAGTTGGAGTTGGAGATGGGCCGTGGGATATgatgaaacaatttgatgataacaTCCCTGCCCGAGCATTTGATAATTTCCAG TTCGTGAATTTCACAGAAATAATGTCAAAGAACATGGATCGGTCCAGAAAGGAAACGGAGTTTGCACTCGCTGCCTTGATGGAAATACCCTCCCAGTACAAGGCAACACTAGAGCTTAATATATTGGG TGCTTGTAGAGGGAAAGATATAGACCGGATTCCTCTCCCACCGCCTCTATATGGTGCAGCATCTTTCAATTCCCCCAAAACTTCCCGTCAATATAGTTCTCGTCCCAGTGCACCATCTAGCAGACATGATGTTAGCACAAACCCTCCTGCAACTTCTGCTTCTGATAATCAG GTTTGTCCCATTTGCCTCACCGATCCTAAGGATATGGCCTTCGGTTGCGGGCATCAG ACATGCTGTGATTGCGGACAAGATCTTGAGTTATGCCCCATTTGCAGGAGTACCATTGATACTAGAATAAAACTTTATTAG
- the LOC100816978 gene encoding probable galactinol--sucrose galactosyltransferase 2, translating into MMITAAPTVNDECLTVRGRAVLTHVPGNIVVSPVGTESAFLGATSSISSSRHVFVLGILQGYKLLSLFRVKIWWMIPRIGRSASDVPMETQFLLLEAREESALEDELSSDSEEPTTENSCYILFLPVLDGQFRATLQGTQSNELQFCIESGDAHVQTSQSLEAVFVNSGDNPFELIRDSIKMLEKHKGTFCRLENKRIPAHLDWFGWCTWDAFYTEVSPNGIREGLQSFSNGGCSPKFIIIDDGWQETLNTFHKEGEPVIEGTQFATRLIDIKENKKFTDAGSYNSCDNLHNFVDSIKQNMNVKYVYMWHALAGYWGGLLPSSDTMKKYNPKIVYPIQSPGTTGNLRDIAMDSLEKYGVGVIDPEKLYDFYNDYHSYLASCGVDGVKVDVQNLIETLGSGYGGRVSLSKRYQEALEQSVTRNFKDNNLICCMCHNSDSIYSSKNSAAVRASEDFMPREPTLQTLHIASVAFNSLLLGEIFVPDWDMFHSKHETAEFHAAARAVGGCAVYVSDKPGNHDFKILEKLVLADGSVLRARYAGRPTRDCLFEDPVMDGKSLLKIWNLNVLTGVVGVFNCQGAGCWPLKSLEAAPLRITISGKVRPLDVEFLEEVAGENWNGDCIVYAFNAGLLSKISCRGKLEVSLETLHCEIYTVSPIRVFGHDVLFAPIGLLDMYNSGGAVEALDCTMDVAQCIIKIKGRGCGRFGAYSNVRPKLCVVDMKEEEFFYNREDGLLTITLAGEGNSKDIEFVY; encoded by the exons ATGATGATCACGGCGGCGCCGACTGTGAATGACGAGTGCCTTACGGTGAGGGGCAGGGCGGTTTTGACCCATGTCCCCGGAAACATTGTTGTTTCTCCGGTTGGAACAGAGTCCGCTTTCTTGGGTGCAACTTCAAGCATTTCAAGTTCACGTCATGTTTTTGTTCTTGGAATTCTTCA GGGATATAAGTTGCTATCTTTGTTCAGAGTTAAAATCTGGTGGATGATACCACGTATAGGGAGATCTGCAAGTGATGTTCCAATGGAAACTCAATTTCTGCTCCTTGAAGCAAGAGAAGAGTCTGCCCTTGAGGATGAGCTTTCTTCTGACTCTGAAGAGCCAACTACAGAGAACAGTTGCTACATTCTCTTCTTGCCTGTTTTGGATGGACAGTTTCGCGCAACTTTGCAGGGAACTCAATCAAATGAGCTCCAGTTCTGCATTGAAAGTG GAGATGCTCATGTTCAAACTTCCCAATCACTAGAAGCAGTATTTGTAAATTCAGGGGACAATCCATTTGAGTTAATCAGGGATTCTATCAA GATGTTGGAGAAACACAAAGGAACTTTCTGTCGTCTTGAAAACAAGAGGATTCCTGCACATCTTGACTGGTTTGGATGGTGCACTTGGGATGCTTTTTACACTGAAGTGAGTCCAAATGGAATAAGAGAGGGCCTTCAGAG TTTCTCAAATGGAGGTTGTTCACCGAAGTTTATCATCATTGATGATGGATGGCAAGAGACCCTGAACACTTTTCACAAAGAAGGTGAACCAGTGATTGAGGGAACCCA GTTTGCAACCAGACTGATAGacattaaagaaaacaaaaagttcACCGATGCAGGCTCCTACAATTCTTGCGACAATCTCCACAATTTTGTTGATTCCATTAAACAGAATATGAATGTAAA ATACGTTTACATGTGGCATGCTTTAGCTGGTTATTGGGGAGGTTTACTTCCATCATCAGATACAATGAAGAAATATAATCCAAAGATTGTATATCCAATTCAGTCACCTGGTACCACAGGGAACCTTAGAGATATAGCCATGGATAGCTTGGAAAAATATGGAGTGGGAGTCATTGACCCAGAAAAACTATATGACTTTTACAATGATTACCACAGTTACCTTGCCAGTTGTGGTGTGGATGGAGTCAAAGTAGATGTCCAAAATTTGATAGAAACGTTGGGTTCTGGGTACGGTGGTCGCGTTTCGTTGAGCAAACGGTATCAAGAAGCACTAGAGCAATCTGTAACAAGGAACTTTAAGGACAACAATCTGATTTGTTGCATGTGTCACAACTCTGATTCAATTTACAG ctCAAAGAATAGTGCAGCAGTAAGAGCATCTGAGGATTTCATGCCAAGAGAACCAACATTGCAGACCTTACACATCGCCTCTGTCGCGTTTAACAGTCTTCTTCTGGGAGAGATATTTGTGCCAGACTGGGACATGTTCCAT AGCAAGCACGAGACAGCCGAGTTCCATGCTGCAGCAAGAGCAGTAGGTGGATGTGCAGTATATGTCAG TGACAAGCCTggaaatcatgattttaaaatCCTCGAGAAGCTAGTGCTGGCTGATGGATCAGTCTTGAGAGCAAGATATGCCGGCCGCCCTACTCGAGATTGTTTATTTGAAGACCCTGTAATGGATGGTAAAAG TCTGCTGAAAATTTGGAATTTGAATGTTCTGACCGGGGTGGTAGGCGTCTTCAATTGCCAAGGAGCAGGATGCTGGCCACTGAAATCATTGGAAGCCGCACCCTTGCGCATAACCATTTCAGGGAAAGTGAGACCCCTTGATGTTGAATTTCTTGAAGAGGTTGCAGGTGAAAATTGGAATGGAGACTGCATAGTATATGCCTTCAATGCAG GCTTGCTTTCCAAGATATCTTGCAGAGGAAAACTTGAAGTGTCCCTGGAGACTCTCCATTGTGAAATATATACAGTATCTCCAATAAGG GTGTTTGGTCATGATGTGCTATTCGCACCAATAGGATTGCTTGACATGTACAATTCAGGAGGAGCAGTAGAAGCCTTGGACTGCACCATGGATGTTGCACAATgcataatcaaaatcaaaggcAGAGGATGTGGTCGTTTTGGAGCCTACTCCAACGTTAGACCGAAACTTTGTGTAGTGGacatgaaggaggaagagttctTCTACAACCGTGAAGATGGATTATTGACTATTACACTTGCTGGTGAAGGCAACTCCAAGGACATAGAATTTGTATACTGA
- the LOC100810381 gene encoding RNA recognition motif (RRM) domain-containing protein — protein sequence MSITSSTSFKSLTMAESCLLSSPSSLFNNKTKPSLFSPPSKPLTLQFSCINSSVSLSLAARAHRSPLVTRVAQTSDWAQQEEDDTATFQDEEQGLSETQAGLSSWEPNGEDAGEESFAEPPEEAKLFVGNLPYDVDSQKLAMLFEQAGTVEIAEVIYNRETDQSRGFGFVTMSTVEEAENAVEKFSRYDFDGRLLTVNKASPRGTRPERPPPRHSFEPSLSIYVGNLPWDVDNTRLEQIFSEHGNVVNARVVYDRETRRSRGFGFVTMSDETEMKDAVAALDGQSLDGRPIRVSVAEDRPRRGSF from the exons ATGTCTATCACTTCTTCCACTTCCTTCAAGTCCCTCACTATGGCCGAGTCCTGCCTCCTCTCTTCTCCCTCCTCACTCTTCAACAACAAAACCAAACCCTCTCTATTCTCACCCCCCTCCAAACCCCTCACACTCCAATTCTCATGCATCAACTCCTCAGTCTCTCTCTCCCTCGCCGCGCGAGCTCACCGCTCTCCCCTCGTCACGCGCGTGGCCCAAACTTCCGATTGGGCCCAACAAGAAGAAGACGACACCGCCACCTTCCAAGACGAAGAACAGGGCCTTAGTGAAACCCAAGCGGGCCTTTCCAGTTGGGAGCCCAACGGCGAAGACGCCGGAGAAGAGAGCTTCGCCGAACCGCCGGAAGAGGCAAAGCTCTTCGTTGGGAACTTGCCTTACGACGTTGATAGCCAGAAATTGGCCATGCTCTTCGAACAAGCCGGAACCGTTGAAATCGCCGAg GTTATTTATAATAGGGAAACTGACCAGAGTCGCGGTTTTGGGTTTGTGACGATGAGTACCGTTGAAGAAGCTGAGAACGCCGTGGAGAAATTCAGTCGTTAC GATTTTGATGGAAGATTGTTGACTGTTAATAAGGCTTCTCCAAGAGGAACTCGGCCGGAACGCCCGCCGCCTCGTCACTCCTTTGAGCCTTCCTTATCAATCTATGTTGGTAATTTGCCATGGGATGTTGATAATACCCGGCTGGAGCAAATTTTCAGTGAACATGGTAATGTGGTGAATGCTCGGGTAGTCTATGACAGGGAGACTCGTCGATCACGTGGCTTTGGCTTTGTCACAATGTCTGATGAGACGGAAATGAAAGATGCGGTTGCTGCTCTTGATGGTCAG AGTTTGGACGGAAGGCCAATTAGGGTGAGTGTTGCCGAGGACAGGCCAAGGCGTGGTTCCTTTTGA